From the Opitutia bacterium genome, one window contains:
- a CDS encoding Do family serine endopeptidase: MKAKVFVLSLCVGLAAGLLTLNAQTKPATAKGAKASAAKSELKHPDLKLDATPVGEGKAPVLTSYADVLTDVRPAVVSVYSSKIVRQRVPEFYRQLFGNIPDREQKLSGLGSGVIISPDGYILTNNHVVEDADELKVALSDDRELPAKLIGTDPKTDVAVIKVDADKLPFVTIADSDRLRVGDVVFAIGNPLGIGQTVTMGIVSATGRKNVNLLTDREPDAYEDFIQTDAAINMGNSGGALVDAKGRLVGVNSGIATNNRGNIGIGFAIPINLARSVMTSLIETGTVVRGYLGVSSETLTAEVAESLGLPRETRGVVITDLSPKDGPAAKAGLKREDIVTAVNGRAIASRDDLRLTIAQTMPGTKVRIDYLRDGKAQNAEVTLGKLEDAAADGEFLTGVVVQQITNDLRSELRIPNEVEGLVITDIAPTSPFGDVFPVGAVIEQINRVPVADVASAKRALREGRNLALIYYRGNYRYVGFVQR; this comes from the coding sequence ATGAAAGCCAAAGTGTTCGTTCTTTCGTTGTGCGTCGGCCTCGCGGCCGGCCTCCTCACCCTTAACGCTCAAACCAAGCCCGCCACGGCGAAAGGCGCCAAAGCGTCCGCCGCGAAGTCGGAGCTGAAGCACCCCGACCTCAAGCTCGACGCCACGCCGGTCGGCGAAGGCAAGGCGCCCGTCCTGACGAGCTATGCCGACGTGCTGACCGATGTTCGCCCGGCCGTTGTCTCCGTCTATTCGAGCAAGATCGTGCGCCAGCGCGTGCCTGAGTTTTATCGCCAGCTCTTCGGCAACATCCCCGATCGCGAGCAGAAGCTCAGCGGCCTCGGCTCTGGCGTCATCATTTCGCCCGACGGCTACATTCTCACCAACAACCACGTCGTCGAGGACGCGGATGAGTTGAAGGTCGCACTCTCCGACGACCGCGAGCTGCCCGCCAAGCTCATCGGCACCGACCCGAAGACCGACGTTGCCGTGATCAAGGTTGACGCCGACAAGCTCCCCTTCGTCACCATCGCCGACAGCGACCGCCTGCGCGTCGGTGACGTCGTGTTCGCCATCGGCAATCCGCTCGGCATCGGCCAGACGGTCACGATGGGCATCGTTTCCGCGACCGGCCGCAAGAACGTCAACCTTCTCACCGATCGCGAGCCCGACGCCTACGAGGATTTCATCCAGACCGACGCCGCCATCAACATGGGCAACTCCGGCGGCGCGCTCGTCGACGCCAAGGGCCGCCTCGTCGGCGTCAACTCCGGCATCGCCACCAACAACCGCGGCAACATCGGCATCGGCTTCGCCATCCCGATCAACCTCGCGCGTTCGGTCATGACCAGCCTCATCGAAACCGGCACCGTCGTGCGCGGCTACCTCGGCGTCTCGAGCGAAACGCTCACGGCCGAAGTCGCCGAATCGCTCGGCCTCCCGCGCGAGACGCGCGGCGTCGTCATCACCGACCTCAGCCCGAAGGACGGCCCCGCCGCCAAGGCCGGCCTCAAGCGCGAGGATATTGTCACTGCCGTCAACGGCCGCGCCATCGCCTCGCGCGACGACTTGCGCCTTACTATCGCGCAGACGATGCCTGGCACTAAGGTGCGCATCGATTACCTCCGCGACGGCAAAGCGCAAAACGCCGAAGTCACGCTCGGCAAGCTCGAGGATGCCGCTGCCGACGGTGAATTTCTCACCGGCGTCGTGGTTCAGCAGATCACCAATGACCTTCGCAGCGAACTCCGCATCCCCAACGAAGTCGAAGGCCTCGTCATCACCGACATCGCTCCGACCTCGCCCTTCGGTGATGTCTTCCCCGTCGGCGCCGTGATCGAGCAGATCAACCGCGTGCCCGTCGCCGATGTCGCGTCCGCCAAGCGCGCTCTGCGCGAAGGCCGCAACCTCGCGCTCATCTACTACCGCGGCAACTACCGCTACGTCGGCTTCGTGCAGCGCTGA
- a CDS encoding biopolymer transporter ExbD, producing MQGTKIKVAKLKKARIEIIPLIDVIFFLLATFVLFTLSLNRINSVPVDLPAGVPQNTSKSEEPTTIQVSEAGNIFWNRELIDMQELPARIAHYKSQTEDPKILIAGDEKARFGATVQVLDEIRKAGIQKFSVETRTRPTGK from the coding sequence ATGCAAGGCACCAAAATCAAAGTCGCGAAGCTCAAGAAGGCGCGCATTGAGATCATCCCTCTCATTGACGTCATCTTCTTTCTCCTCGCGACCTTCGTGCTCTTCACGCTCTCGCTGAACCGCATCAATTCCGTCCCCGTCGATTTGCCCGCCGGTGTTCCGCAGAACACCTCCAAGTCGGAGGAGCCGACGACCATTCAGGTCTCCGAAGCCGGCAACATCTTCTGGAATCGTGAGCTGATCGATATGCAGGAGCTGCCCGCGCGTATCGCGCACTACAAGTCGCAGACGGAGGATCCGAAGATCCTCATCGCCGGCGACGAGAAGGCCCGCTTCGGCGCGACCGTTCAGGTGCTCGACGAAATCCGCAAGGCCGGCATCCAAAAATTCTCGGTCGAAACCCGCACCCGCCCCACCGGCAAGTAA
- a CDS encoding dihydrodipicolinate reductase, which yields MKKIKVAQFGLGPIGLESLKLAAQQPWLEIVGAVDIDPAKVGRSLTEVTGLGQLDGLRVVRDLDELFRETPPEVILHTASSNAAVTLAQMRPALEFGVSVASTCEQLIFPALKAPDLTKEFDALCRHTGARVVATGVNPGFVMDVLPIALTGVSRSVESIFVERVVDASTRRQPLQAKIGSGQEADEFRAKLQSGRAGHAGLLESAALVAHAMGWELDSLAEEGEPVIAEREIVTPFFKVPPGKVCGIRQRAVGVSGGVERVVLDIAMFLGAPEPHDRIVVNGRPPLDVIVRRGVAGDDATVAALVNSVPRLLAAAPGVRLATDLALPKWAGNS from the coding sequence ATGAAAAAGATCAAGGTCGCGCAGTTCGGCCTCGGGCCGATCGGGTTGGAGTCGTTGAAACTCGCCGCGCAGCAGCCGTGGCTCGAAATCGTCGGCGCAGTCGATATCGATCCCGCCAAGGTCGGGCGCTCACTCACGGAGGTGACGGGGCTCGGCCAGCTGGATGGTTTGCGCGTCGTGCGGGACTTGGACGAATTGTTCCGCGAGACGCCACCGGAGGTGATCCTGCACACGGCTTCCTCAAACGCCGCCGTGACGCTCGCGCAGATGCGGCCGGCGCTGGAGTTCGGCGTGAGTGTGGCATCGACGTGCGAGCAGCTGATTTTCCCGGCGTTGAAGGCGCCCGACTTGACGAAGGAATTCGACGCATTGTGCCGTCACACGGGAGCGCGCGTGGTCGCGACGGGAGTCAATCCGGGATTCGTGATGGATGTGTTGCCGATCGCGCTGACCGGCGTGAGCCGGAGCGTGGAGAGCATTTTCGTGGAGCGCGTGGTCGATGCGTCGACGCGCCGGCAACCGTTGCAGGCGAAGATCGGCAGCGGTCAGGAGGCGGACGAATTTCGCGCCAAGCTTCAGTCGGGCAGGGCAGGGCACGCGGGCTTGTTGGAGTCCGCTGCCCTCGTCGCGCACGCGATGGGATGGGAGCTCGACAGTCTCGCGGAAGAGGGCGAGCCGGTGATCGCCGAGCGGGAAATCGTGACGCCGTTTTTCAAGGTGCCGCCGGGCAAAGTGTGCGGCATCCGCCAGCGCGCTGTGGGTGTGAGCGGAGGCGTCGAGCGTGTGGTGTTGGATATCGCGATGTTTCTCGGCGCACCCGAACCCCACGATCGCATCGTGGTGAACGGACGCCCGCCGCTCGACGTGATCGTGCGACGAGGAGTCGCGGGTGATGACGCGACCGTGGCGGCGCTCGTCAACTCGGTGCCGCGATTGCTGGCGGCGGCTCCGGGTGTGAGACTGGCGACAGATTTGGCGTTGCCGAAGTGGGCGGGGAATTCGTGA
- a CDS encoding biopolymer transporter ExbD codes for MHGGGGGTGPGGTKKARIEIIPLIDVIFFLLATFVLFTLSLNKSNGLNVQLPVAYGDPRDPAGSVTISVTDEGTLAWNKDLVTLDEFLQRLQQFKASDPEGRILINGDERAFFAQAIYVFDEARKAGFTKVYVEVRAR; via the coding sequence ATGCACGGCGGTGGTGGTGGCACAGGCCCCGGCGGCACCAAGAAGGCGCGCATTGAGATCATCCCTCTCATTGACGTCATCTTCTTCCTGCTCGCGACGTTCGTCCTGTTCACCCTTTCCCTCAACAAATCCAACGGCCTGAACGTTCAGCTGCCGGTGGCTTACGGCGATCCGCGCGACCCCGCCGGCTCCGTCACGATCTCTGTGACCGACGAAGGCACGCTCGCGTGGAACAAGGACCTCGTCACCCTCGACGAGTTTCTCCAACGACTCCAGCAATTCAAGGCATCGGACCCCGAAGGCCGCATCCTCATCAATGGTGACGAGCGCGCGTTCTTCGCTCAGGCGATCTACGTCTTCGATGAAGCCCGCAAGGCCGGCTTCACGAAGGTGTATGTCGAAGTTCGAGCCCGTTGA
- a CDS encoding energy transducer TonB, whose translation MRRDLIIGLVVSIALHATFLYGFNTKARPKAKAAEEKTELIQMEMPVIEPEKEETVEELSEEAPTNQLAPPSLADVPSVSVTAFTQPLQPPPPPGLTAAKGAISIPVVKPGTKLGAGMKDLFDVANLDQVPVARVQVAPNYPFEMRRAGITGTVTLEFIVSSSGDVVACQVVKSSQREFEQPAMQAVSKWKFKPGKKGGRAVNTRCQIDIPFTLSEDS comes from the coding sequence ATGCGTAGAGATCTCATCATCGGCCTCGTCGTCTCGATCGCGCTCCACGCGACGTTCCTCTACGGCTTCAACACCAAGGCCAGACCGAAGGCCAAAGCCGCTGAGGAGAAGACCGAACTCATTCAGATGGAGATGCCCGTCATCGAACCCGAGAAGGAGGAAACGGTGGAAGAACTCTCCGAAGAGGCTCCCACCAACCAGCTCGCCCCGCCGAGCCTCGCGGATGTTCCCTCCGTGTCCGTGACCGCCTTCACTCAACCCCTGCAGCCGCCGCCCCCTCCGGGCCTCACCGCCGCGAAGGGCGCGATCTCGATCCCGGTCGTCAAGCCTGGCACCAAGCTCGGTGCCGGCATGAAGGACCTGTTCGACGTCGCCAACCTCGACCAAGTTCCGGTCGCTCGCGTGCAAGTCGCGCCGAATTATCCGTTCGAAATGCGCCGCGCCGGCATCACTGGCACGGTCACGCTGGAGTTCATCGTCTCCTCGTCCGGCGACGTCGTCGCCTGCCAGGTGGTGAAATCCAGCCAGCGCGAGTTCGAGCAACCCGCCATGCAGGCCGTCTCGAAGTGGAAATTCAAGCCCGGCAAGAAGGGCGGCCGCGCGGTCAACACGCGTTGCCAAATCGATATTCCGTTCACTCTCTCCGAGGACTCCTAA
- a CDS encoding OmpH family outer membrane protein — protein sequence MHKAIRSLLACAGLFAGVASLQAQALLKVVVVDMAKVYDTHYKTEEANAKFNDAAQRAQEQLEKLNQDLQKKVEDYKALVEQSKSPLANDQARAKANEDAQRAMQDIQNLQNEAQNFRNNTQRSLQQRAKNHRDLIMDEIMKVVNDISRAKGASLVLDKSGPSILGIPVVLYSDPSYDITDEVVKEVNKDRPAPAAAAAPATTGTAAPAATTPAATNAGGFTVPNVTPQPKKP from the coding sequence ATGCACAAAGCTATCCGCTCCCTCCTCGCCTGTGCCGGCCTCTTCGCCGGCGTCGCCTCCCTGCAGGCGCAGGCGCTCCTCAAGGTCGTCGTCGTCGACATGGCCAAGGTCTACGACACCCACTACAAGACCGAGGAAGCCAACGCCAAGTTCAACGACGCTGCCCAGCGCGCCCAAGAACAGCTCGAGAAGCTGAACCAGGACCTCCAGAAGAAGGTCGAGGACTACAAGGCGCTCGTCGAGCAGAGCAAGAGCCCGCTCGCCAACGACCAAGCCCGCGCCAAGGCCAACGAGGACGCGCAGCGTGCGATGCAGGACATCCAGAACCTGCAGAACGAAGCCCAGAACTTCCGCAACAACACCCAGCGTTCCCTCCAGCAGCGCGCCAAGAATCACCGCGACCTCATCATGGACGAAATCATGAAGGTCGTGAACGACATCTCCCGCGCCAAGGGCGCCTCGCTCGTCCTCGACAAGTCCGGCCCGAGCATCCTCGGCATTCCGGTCGTCCTCTACAGCGATCCGAGCTACGACATCACCGACGAAGTTGTGAAGGAAGTGAACAAGGACCGCCCGGCTCCCGCTGCCGCCGCCGCGCCCGCCACCACCGGCACCGCTGCTCCCGCTGCGACCACTCCGGCCGCGACCAACGCCGGCGGCTTCACCGTCCCGAACGTCACGCCGCAGCCGAAGAAGCCGTAA
- a CDS encoding orotate phosphoribosyltransferase: protein MDVQAEVIDIFKRTRALLQGHFVLRSGLHSGHFFQCAQVCQYMPEVERLGALLKDRLAGVQFTTVLAPAMGGLVIGQEVARQFKSRFIFAEKENNVLVMRRGFTLAPGEKILVVEDVITRGGRVQECLDIIAKAGGQAVAVAVLVDRSEGKAKFSVPTISLLELSFPTYEADKLPPELAAIPASKPGS, encoded by the coding sequence ATGGACGTCCAGGCTGAAGTCATCGACATCTTCAAACGCACCCGCGCGCTCCTCCAAGGCCACTTCGTGCTCCGCTCCGGTCTGCACAGCGGACACTTCTTCCAGTGCGCCCAAGTATGCCAATACATGCCCGAGGTCGAGCGGCTCGGCGCGTTGCTGAAGGACCGGCTCGCCGGCGTGCAGTTCACCACCGTGCTCGCGCCCGCGATGGGCGGACTCGTCATCGGTCAGGAAGTCGCGCGGCAGTTCAAGAGCCGCTTCATCTTCGCCGAGAAGGAAAACAACGTGCTCGTGATGCGCCGCGGCTTCACCCTCGCGCCGGGCGAGAAAATCCTCGTCGTCGAAGACGTCATCACCCGCGGTGGTCGCGTGCAGGAGTGCCTCGACATCATCGCCAAGGCCGGCGGCCAGGCCGTCGCGGTCGCGGTGCTCGTCGACCGCAGCGAGGGCAAGGCGAAGTTCAGCGTGCCGACGATTTCGCTGCTCGAGTTGAGTTTCCCGACCTACGAAGCGGACAAGCTCCCGCCGGAGCTTGCGGCGATTCCTGCGAGCAAACCGGGGAGCTGA
- a CDS encoding MotA/TolQ/ExbB proton channel family protein has translation MITAHLPLAFLMNQTPMELFKHGGPIMWPILLVSFLLITVAVERIIFIIREATRRQPEVVEKMLEKVETRDVDGAVELGKKSQDYVARILVYALTHKEHSLGNAFTRAANQELQRFSQGLPTLDTCITAAPLLGLLGTVTGMMNTFGALSGGDIASAAGQITGGVAEALIATACGLAVAITGLLPYNYLNARLEEARHEVEDASNSLEIIINKSESVNR, from the coding sequence ATGATCACTGCACACCTGCCCTTGGCGTTCCTGATGAACCAGACTCCGATGGAGCTGTTCAAGCACGGCGGCCCCATCATGTGGCCCATTCTGCTCGTGTCGTTCCTCCTCATCACGGTCGCCGTCGAGCGCATCATCTTCATCATCCGTGAAGCGACCCGCCGCCAGCCCGAGGTCGTCGAGAAGATGCTCGAGAAGGTGGAGACCCGTGATGTCGACGGCGCCGTCGAGCTCGGCAAGAAGAGCCAGGACTACGTCGCTCGCATTCTCGTCTACGCGCTGACGCACAAGGAGCACTCCCTCGGCAACGCCTTCACCCGCGCCGCCAACCAGGAGCTCCAGCGCTTCTCGCAAGGTCTCCCGACCCTCGACACCTGCATCACCGCCGCCCCGCTGCTCGGTCTTCTCGGCACGGTGACGGGCATGATGAACACCTTCGGCGCCCTCTCCGGCGGCGACATCGCTTCGGCGGCCGGCCAGATCACCGGTGGTGTGGCCGAGGCGCTCATCGCCACAGCTTGCGGTCTCGCGGTCGCCATCACGGGCCTGCTCCCCTACAACTATCTCAACGCCCGTCTGGAAGAAGCCCGTCACGAAGTCGAAGACGCCTCCAACTCGCTCGAGATCATCATCAACAAGTCCGAGAGTGTGAACCGCTAA
- a CDS encoding ribose-phosphate pyrophosphokinase, whose translation MKDTRLKIFSGSSNRPLAEEICKSIGVPLGEATVTCFPDGESFVKINENVRGADVYIIQSTCPPTNHHLMELLIMIDAAKRASAARITAVIPFYGYARQDRKDQPRVPITAKLVANLLVAAGATRALTMDLHSQQIQGFFDVPVDHLFASPVFFQYLATKRTPNLVVCSPDVGGMKMAAAYADALGASIALVAKKRINATTVAATNIVGEVAGCDILLVDDITETAGTITAAAKILREHGAKSVRAAISHCVLGETAYKRLGEGLLDELITTNSVPIDPRGLPITVLSVAPLLGEAIVRINSNESVTSLFKIKGF comes from the coding sequence ATGAAGGACACGCGGCTGAAAATCTTCTCCGGTTCATCCAACCGCCCGCTTGCAGAGGAAATCTGCAAGTCCATCGGCGTCCCGCTCGGCGAGGCGACCGTGACTTGCTTCCCCGACGGCGAGTCTTTCGTGAAGATCAACGAGAACGTCCGCGGTGCGGACGTCTACATCATCCAGTCGACCTGCCCGCCGACGAACCATCACCTGATGGAGCTGTTGATCATGATCGACGCCGCGAAGCGCGCCTCCGCCGCGCGCATCACGGCCGTCATCCCGTTCTACGGTTACGCTCGCCAGGACCGCAAAGACCAGCCGCGCGTCCCGATCACCGCCAAGCTCGTCGCCAATCTCCTCGTCGCCGCCGGCGCCACACGCGCGCTCACCATGGACCTGCATTCGCAGCAGATCCAGGGCTTCTTCGACGTGCCGGTCGATCACCTGTTCGCGTCTCCCGTTTTCTTCCAATACCTCGCGACCAAACGCACCCCGAATCTCGTCGTCTGCTCGCCCGACGTTGGCGGCATGAAGATGGCCGCCGCCTACGCCGACGCGCTCGGCGCCTCCATCGCGCTCGTCGCGAAGAAGCGCATTAACGCCACCACCGTCGCCGCGACGAACATCGTCGGCGAAGTCGCCGGCTGCGACATTCTGCTCGTTGACGACATCACCGAAACCGCCGGCACCATCACCGCCGCGGCGAAAATCCTCCGCGAGCACGGCGCCAAGAGCGTGCGCGCCGCCATCAGCCACTGCGTCCTCGGCGAGACGGCCTACAAGCGCCTCGGCGAAGGCCTGCTCGACGAACTGATCACGACCAACTCCGTGCCGATCGACCCGCGCGGCCTGCCCATCACGGTCCTCAGCGTCGCGCCGTTGCTGGGCGAGGCGATCGTCCGCATCAACAGCAACGAATCCGTCACGAGCCTTTTCAAAATCAAGGGCTTCTGA
- the lpxD gene encoding UDP-3-O-(3-hydroxymyristoyl)glucosamine N-acyltransferase has translation MQVAYTPEEIAAIVSPQRTSGQTSQQIRDIASLKSAQPGDLSFLGNPKYRAEVAATRASLVLVPLDYAGEPQADQIFFFVEKPSVALARLCARIEQSLWPKPAPGIHPSAVIASTAKVSPQATIGPLCVVEDGATVGAGSFLQASVFVGRNASVGENCWVQPGCMISGGCELKNRVRLQPGVVIGSDGFGYEFVNGRHEKVPQIGIVIVEDDVEIGANSTLDRARFSRTVVGEGTKIDNLVQVGHNVIIGKHCILCAQVGISGSTTLEDYVVLGGQAGVGGHITLGKGTKAGGQTGIAFDTEPGSYLNGTPAIPYMTERRLQVLHQKLPELFKRVENLEQRPK, from the coding sequence ATGCAGGTCGCCTACACGCCGGAGGAAATCGCCGCGATCGTCTCGCCCCAGCGCACTTCCGGCCAAACTTCCCAGCAAATCCGCGACATCGCCTCGCTGAAATCCGCCCAGCCCGGCGATCTGTCCTTTCTCGGCAATCCCAAGTATCGCGCCGAAGTCGCCGCCACGCGCGCCTCACTTGTGCTCGTGCCGCTCGACTACGCCGGCGAGCCCCAAGCCGACCAGATTTTCTTCTTCGTCGAGAAACCTTCCGTCGCCCTCGCGCGCCTCTGCGCCCGCATCGAGCAATCGCTCTGGCCCAAGCCGGCTCCGGGCATCCATCCAAGCGCCGTGATCGCGTCGACCGCGAAGGTTTCGCCGCAAGCGACGATCGGTCCCCTTTGCGTCGTCGAAGACGGCGCCACCGTCGGTGCAGGCAGCTTTCTCCAAGCCTCGGTGTTCGTCGGACGTAACGCGAGCGTCGGCGAGAACTGCTGGGTGCAGCCCGGCTGCATGATTTCGGGCGGTTGCGAACTCAAGAACCGCGTCCGTCTTCAGCCCGGCGTCGTGATCGGCTCGGACGGCTTCGGCTACGAATTCGTCAACGGTCGTCACGAAAAAGTCCCGCAGATCGGCATCGTGATCGTCGAAGACGACGTCGAGATCGGCGCTAACTCCACTCTCGATCGCGCGCGTTTCAGCCGCACCGTGGTGGGCGAGGGGACGAAGATCGATAACCTCGTGCAGGTCGGCCACAACGTCATCATCGGCAAGCACTGCATCCTCTGCGCGCAGGTCGGCATCTCCGGCAGCACGACGCTCGAGGACTACGTCGTGCTCGGCGGGCAGGCGGGCGTCGGTGGCCACATCACGCTCGGCAAAGGCACCAAGGCCGGTGGCCAGACCGGCATTGCGTTCGACACCGAGCCGGGCAGTTACCTCAACGGCACACCGGCGATCCCCTACATGACGGAGCGCCGTCTCCAAGTTTTGCATCAGAAACTCCCCGAATTGTTCAAGCGGGTTGAAAATCTGGAGCAGCGACCGAAATAG
- a CDS encoding MBL fold metallo-hydrolase, whose product MDSTVAPPLEDELGDVLEKAARHAAMTYEAVAKAANVELMRIHDAVDYRPDLKPAEIGRLARVLNLNEVGLCALAQGAYPRPEIGGLPFCLFPLRMPFGVGVANAYVLSQGGDTGILFDTGASGPELRRAWPARIKKLAAVFVTHYEAEHIGGLEEVMAEFGLNHFYGPPTGRWPRCLGLGEGQTVEVGGFTIRALLTPGHAAEHNCYVVACTARPTREELVISGDLIFAGSLGGGYFCCQRQLKHARRVLEALPAEALIAPGHGPISTVANERRFNPFLG is encoded by the coding sequence ATGGACTCGACCGTCGCACCTCCGCTGGAAGACGAGCTGGGTGACGTCCTGGAAAAGGCCGCCCGCCACGCGGCGATGACGTATGAGGCGGTCGCAAAGGCGGCCAACGTCGAGCTGATGAGAATTCACGACGCGGTCGATTACCGGCCGGACTTGAAGCCCGCAGAAATTGGTCGGCTGGCCCGCGTGCTGAACTTGAACGAAGTCGGTCTCTGCGCGCTCGCGCAGGGAGCGTATCCGCGTCCGGAGATCGGCGGGTTGCCGTTCTGTCTGTTCCCGCTGCGCATGCCGTTCGGTGTCGGCGTGGCGAACGCCTACGTCCTGTCGCAGGGCGGCGACACGGGGATTCTTTTCGACACCGGCGCGAGCGGACCCGAACTGCGCCGCGCGTGGCCGGCTCGGATCAAGAAGCTCGCGGCGGTTTTCGTGACGCACTACGAGGCCGAGCACATCGGCGGGCTCGAGGAAGTAATGGCGGAGTTTGGGCTCAATCATTTCTACGGTCCGCCGACAGGACGCTGGCCGCGGTGCCTCGGGCTGGGGGAGGGGCAGACGGTGGAAGTGGGCGGCTTCACGATCCGCGCGCTGCTGACGCCGGGACACGCCGCCGAGCACAATTGCTACGTCGTGGCATGCACGGCGCGGCCGACGCGCGAGGAGTTGGTGATTTCGGGCGATCTGATTTTCGCCGGGTCGCTGGGCGGCGGGTATTTCTGCTGCCAGCGGCAATTGAAACACGCGCGGCGCGTGCTCGAGGCGCTGCCGGCGGAGGCGTTGATCGCGCCGGGCCACGGTCCGATTTCGACGGTGGCGAACGAGCGGCGGTTCAATCCGTTTCTCGGTTGA